A single region of the Leptothrix cholodnii SP-6 genome encodes:
- a CDS encoding undecaprenyl-phosphate glucose phosphotransferase: MTAQPSAAASLPSPAKPDHGNAVRQISPAWQLGNAMLGARGFAPTPPQSISSFVAGIAEPMVSVLALMLCTLAFDEPIDRATELLALVVMVLTFPGANRFHSSPATAASGIVGSWITVTCVLLLVGYATDTYKFFNTEAVTLWLVVSPLLHGLVAATGHIWLRQRARKEHARRRALVIGAGELGVRVANMLRQRSAVGHDFIGFVEDRDLERCPASARHDVIGSMQQVQDIIRERGIRDAYITLPLGSQPRISRLVSALQDSAATLYFVPDVFGVNVIQGRMRNLDGVPVVGLLESPFIGTNALLKRASDIVISSLILVLIAPIMLAIAIGIKRTSPGPVIFKQRRHGLDGREIVVYKFRSMTTQDNGPVVQQATRNDPRVTPFGAFLRRTSLDELPQFINVLQGRMSIVGPRPHALAHNEQYRELIKAYMVRHKVRPGITGWAQVNGSRGETDTTDKMAERVRLDIEYLRNWSLGLDLRIIARTAGLTLFDRNAY; this comes from the coding sequence ATGACCGCGCAACCCAGCGCAGCGGCGTCTCTACCGAGCCCTGCCAAACCTGACCATGGCAACGCCGTGCGGCAGATCTCCCCCGCCTGGCAACTCGGCAACGCGATGCTGGGTGCGCGCGGCTTCGCACCCACGCCGCCGCAGTCGATCTCGAGCTTCGTGGCCGGCATCGCCGAGCCGATGGTGTCGGTGCTGGCCCTGATGCTGTGCACCCTGGCGTTCGACGAACCGATCGACCGCGCCACCGAACTGCTGGCCCTGGTCGTCATGGTGCTGACCTTCCCCGGCGCCAACCGCTTTCATTCATCGCCGGCGACCGCGGCGAGCGGCATCGTCGGCTCGTGGATCACCGTCACCTGCGTGCTGCTGCTGGTCGGCTATGCGACCGACACCTACAAGTTCTTCAACACCGAGGCGGTCACGCTCTGGCTGGTGGTCTCTCCGCTGCTGCACGGCCTGGTGGCCGCGACCGGCCACATCTGGCTGCGCCAGCGCGCACGCAAAGAACACGCCCGGCGGCGCGCCCTCGTGATCGGCGCCGGCGAGCTGGGCGTGCGGGTGGCCAACATGCTGCGCCAGCGCAGCGCGGTCGGCCACGACTTCATCGGCTTCGTCGAAGACCGCGACCTCGAACGCTGCCCGGCGAGCGCTCGCCACGACGTCATCGGCAGCATGCAGCAGGTGCAGGACATCATCCGCGAGCGCGGCATCCGCGACGCCTACATCACCCTGCCGCTGGGCAGCCAGCCGCGCATCTCGCGGCTCGTCAGTGCGCTGCAGGATTCGGCTGCCACGCTCTATTTCGTGCCCGACGTGTTCGGCGTCAACGTCATCCAGGGCCGCATGCGCAACCTCGACGGCGTGCCGGTGGTCGGTCTGCTCGAAAGCCCGTTCATCGGCACCAACGCGCTGCTCAAGCGCGCCAGCGACATCGTGATCTCCAGCCTGATCCTGGTCCTGATCGCGCCGATCATGCTGGCCATCGCGATCGGCATCAAACGCACGTCCCCCGGCCCGGTGATCTTCAAGCAGCGCCGCCACGGCCTGGACGGGCGCGAGATCGTGGTCTACAAGTTCCGCTCGATGACCACGCAGGACAACGGCCCGGTGGTGCAGCAGGCCACCCGCAACGATCCGCGCGTGACGCCGTTCGGCGCCTTCCTGCGCCGCACCTCGCTCGACGAACTGCCGCAGTTCATCAACGTGCTGCAAGGGCGCATGAGCATCGTCGGCCCGCGCCCCCACGCGCTGGCGCACAACGAGCAGTACCGCGAGCTGATCAAGGCCTACATGGTGCGCCACAAGGTGCGCCCGGGCATCACCGGCTGGGCCCAGGTCAACGGCAGCCGCGGCGAAACCGACACCACCGACAAGATGGCCGAGCGCGTGCGGCTCGACATCGAGTACCTGCGCAACTGGAGCCTCGGCCTCGACCTGCGCATCATCGCGCGCACCGCCGGCCTGACGCTGTTCGACCGCAACGCGTACTGA
- a CDS encoding DUF4160 domain-containing protein, producing the protein MQRQRPFVGQPRQHVSHADGEAKFWLTPSVHLAVNTGLSNLQVRQAQTVVEKHIQEIEDAWHRHFGG; encoded by the coding sequence ATGCAACGTCAACGCCCGTTTGTCGGCCAGCCACGACAACATGTTTCGCACGCGGACGGCGAAGCAAAGTTCTGGCTCACGCCGTCGGTACACTTGGCCGTGAACACAGGGCTCTCCAACCTGCAGGTACGGCAGGCGCAGACTGTCGTTGAAAAGCATATTCAGGAGATCGAAGATGCCTGGCATCGTCACTTTGGCGGCTGA
- a CDS encoding dienelactone hydrolase family protein, whose product MSLESDRLSEQRPLGRASDFPPEVLRLFDQYVHGQIDRRAFIDSAGRFAAGGIGGAGLLAALSPRFAFAQKVSPTDARIKAEFVEIDSPAGYGKVRGYLVRPAQAAGKLPVVLVVHENRGLNPHIEDIARRLALDNFIAFAPDALHTLGGYPGDEDKARALFGQLDQAKVREDFIAASRYAHALPAGSGRLGVVGFCFGGGMVNFLATRLGSTMVAGVPFYGPGPAADQVPQIKAELQLHHAGNDERINAGWPAYEAALKAANVRYEAHIYPKTEHGFNNDTTPRFDEAAARQAWDRTLAFFNRTLRAAG is encoded by the coding sequence ATGTCACTCGAGAGCGACCGCCTTTCCGAGCAGCGCCCGCTGGGCCGTGCCAGCGATTTCCCGCCCGAAGTGCTGCGCCTGTTCGACCAGTACGTGCACGGCCAGATCGACCGGCGTGCGTTCATCGACTCGGCCGGCCGGTTTGCAGCCGGTGGCATCGGTGGTGCGGGGTTGCTGGCGGCGCTCAGCCCGCGGTTCGCCTTTGCGCAGAAGGTGTCACCCACCGATGCACGCATCAAGGCCGAGTTCGTCGAGATCGATTCGCCGGCCGGCTACGGCAAGGTGCGGGGTTATCTGGTGCGCCCGGCCCAGGCTGCCGGCAAGCTGCCCGTCGTGCTGGTGGTGCACGAGAACCGCGGCCTGAACCCGCACATCGAGGACATCGCCCGCCGCCTGGCGCTCGACAACTTCATCGCCTTCGCGCCCGATGCGTTGCATACGCTGGGCGGTTATCCTGGCGACGAGGACAAGGCCCGTGCGTTGTTCGGCCAGCTCGACCAGGCCAAGGTGCGCGAGGATTTCATCGCCGCTTCGCGTTACGCGCACGCCCTGCCCGCGGGCAGCGGCAGGCTCGGTGTGGTGGGCTTCTGCTTTGGCGGCGGCATGGTCAATTTCCTGGCCACGCGCCTGGGCAGCACGATGGTGGCGGGCGTGCCGTTCTACGGGCCGGGCCCGGCGGCCGATCAGGTGCCGCAGATCAAGGCCGAACTGCAGTTGCACCATGCCGGCAACGACGAGCGGATCAACGCCGGCTGGCCGGCCTACGAGGCGGCGCTGAAGGCCGCCAACGTGCGCTACGAGGCCCACATCTACCCGAAGACCGAACACGGCTTCAACAACGACACCACGCCGCGTTTCGACGAGGCGGCCGCCAGGCAGGCCTGGGATCGCACGCTGGCGTTCTTCAACCGCACGCTGCGAGCGGCCGGCTGA
- a CDS encoding DUF2442 domain-containing protein: MPGIVTLAAEVTNVSMHCFWLLLGDEELAVPFAAFPWFKSATIEQLSNVERPSENHLYWPQLDMDLSIESIRKPENFPLISRAVDG; this comes from the coding sequence ATGCCTGGCATCGTCACTTTGGCGGCTGAGGTCACCAACGTATCCATGCACTGCTTCTGGCTTTTGCTGGGCGATGAAGAGCTTGCAGTGCCGTTCGCGGCGTTTCCATGGTTCAAGTCGGCAACGATCGAGCAGCTTTCGAACGTCGAACGCCCGAGCGAGAACCATCTCTATTGGCCGCAGCTCGACATGGATCTGTCGATCGAATCGATCCGAAAGCCGGAGAACTTCCCGCTGATCTCGCGAGCCGTTGACGGCTGA
- a CDS encoding MFS transporter, protein MNRHLLLLALCQGLFLSNNVTLIAINGLVGLNLAPVAWMATLPVAGYVAGSAMAAPLVARHQRAWGRRRTFQLGLLVAMLASALCAWAAISGSFWLLTGATVMAGYYSANASLYRFAASELVDPSLKEKAISWVLAGGIIGAVVGPNLANASRDVLIQPFAGAYVALVGVGALALLLMSFIEFPPLSVAGQPQVRGRPLREIARQPVFIVAVAACALGYGVMSLLMSATPIAMAQCAHPFSAAALVLEWHVLGMFVPSFFTGSLIKRFGTLPVMAVGLLLNIICVVIALSGVDLMHFLAALLALGVGWNFLFIGGTTLATQAYRPEERTTAQAAVDFCVYLTMTLTAFGSGALVTTGGWAAMNLGSLFPLALLGLALLWLHRHQRSTRLCDNP, encoded by the coding sequence ATGAACCGCCACCTGCTGCTGCTTGCCCTCTGCCAGGGGCTGTTCCTCTCGAACAACGTCACCCTCATCGCGATCAACGGCCTGGTCGGGCTGAACCTGGCGCCGGTGGCCTGGATGGCGACCTTGCCGGTGGCCGGCTACGTGGCAGGCAGCGCCATGGCGGCCCCGCTGGTGGCACGACACCAGCGCGCCTGGGGGCGACGACGCACCTTCCAGCTCGGCCTGCTGGTCGCGATGCTGGCCTCGGCGCTGTGCGCATGGGCGGCGATCAGCGGCAGCTTCTGGCTGCTCACCGGCGCCACCGTGATGGCCGGCTACTACAGCGCCAACGCCTCGCTCTACCGGTTCGCAGCCAGCGAACTGGTCGATCCGTCGCTCAAGGAGAAGGCCATCTCGTGGGTGCTGGCCGGCGGCATCATCGGCGCCGTGGTCGGCCCCAACCTGGCCAACGCCAGCCGCGACGTGCTGATCCAGCCCTTTGCAGGCGCCTACGTGGCGCTGGTCGGTGTCGGCGCGCTGGCGCTGCTGCTGATGAGCTTCATCGAGTTTCCGCCGCTGTCGGTGGCCGGCCAGCCGCAGGTTCGGGGACGGCCCCTGCGCGAGATCGCCCGGCAGCCGGTCTTCATCGTCGCGGTGGCCGCCTGCGCGCTCGGCTACGGCGTCATGAGCCTGCTGATGTCGGCCACGCCGATCGCGATGGCGCAGTGCGCGCACCCGTTCTCGGCCGCCGCCCTGGTGCTCGAGTGGCATGTGCTCGGCATGTTCGTGCCGAGTTTCTTCACCGGCTCGCTGATCAAGCGGTTCGGCACCCTGCCGGTGATGGCGGTGGGCCTGCTGCTCAACATCATCTGCGTGGTGATCGCATTGTCAGGGGTCGACCTGATGCACTTCCTGGCGGCCCTGCTGGCGCTGGGCGTGGGCTGGAACTTCCTGTTCATCGGCGGCACCACGCTGGCCACCCAAGCCTATCGGCCCGAAGAGCGCACCACGGCGCAGGCCGCGGTCGACTTCTGCGTCTACCTCACCATGACGCTCACCGCCTTCGGCTCTGGCGCGCTCGTCACCACCGGCGGCTGGGCCGCGATGAATCTGGGCTCGCTGTTTCCGCTGGCGCTGCTCGGCCTTGCACTGCTGTGGCTGCACCGCCATCAACGCAGCACCAGGCTCTGCGACAACCCTTGA
- a CDS encoding FxDxF family PEP-CTERM protein, which produces MKLKSILAIAALSLGAMAANAGTLQATSTANTYKFTGTDDDSFSFVLSGSNAVGSSVIDFLTGGITSVTIDGTSFVNVLGDGSFWSFTGILGAGSHTLSVDATAPGLYKGSLQMTPATAPVPEPETYAMLLAGLGAIGFMSRRRKGIGHS; this is translated from the coding sequence ATGAAGCTGAAATCCATTCTTGCGATTGCCGCCCTGAGCCTGGGTGCAATGGCTGCCAATGCCGGCACCCTGCAAGCGACCTCGACCGCGAACACCTACAAGTTCACCGGCACCGACGACGACTCGTTCTCCTTCGTTCTGAGCGGCTCGAATGCCGTCGGTTCGAGCGTGATCGATTTCCTCACCGGAGGCATCACCAGCGTCACCATCGACGGCACGAGCTTTGTCAATGTGCTCGGCGATGGTTCGTTCTGGTCGTTCACGGGCATCCTGGGTGCCGGTTCGCACACGTTGAGCGTCGACGCCACGGCACCCGGCCTGTACAAGGGCTCGCTGCAGATGACGCCGGCGACCGCCCCGGTTCCGGAACCCGAAACCTACGCCATGCTGCTCGCCGGCCTGGGCGCCATCGGTTTCATGAGCCGTCGCCGCAAGGGCATCGGTCACTCCTGA
- a CDS encoding RidA family protein yields the protein MDTHQKAPTSDITRFHPGPRYCEATVHNGTAYLAGQVADDGSQDIRGQTAQVLAAIDRLLAEVGSDRSRILMAQIHLADLADYDGMNAVWDTWVPHGHAPPRATVQSRLARPEWRIEIVVTAAVMAA from the coding sequence GTGGATACCCATCAGAAAGCTCCCACCTCCGACATCACCCGTTTTCACCCCGGCCCGCGCTACTGCGAAGCCACGGTACACAACGGCACCGCCTACCTCGCGGGGCAGGTTGCCGATGACGGTTCGCAGGACATCCGCGGCCAGACCGCGCAGGTGCTCGCCGCGATCGACCGCTTGCTGGCCGAGGTGGGCAGCGACCGATCGCGCATCCTGATGGCACAGATCCACCTGGCGGACCTGGCCGACTATGACGGCATGAACGCGGTCTGGGACACCTGGGTGCCCCACGGCCACGCGCCGCCGCGGGCCACCGTGCAGTCACGGCTGGCGCGCCCCGAATGGCGCATCGAGATCGTGGTGACCGCCGCGGTGATGGCCGCATAG
- a CDS encoding ATP-binding protein, which yields MAVESPRRKLPIGIQTLAKLRQQGCYYVDKTGLAIDLIDSGSYFFLSRPRRFGKSLLVDTFKELFEGNRALFEGLAAETRWDWTRRHPVIRISFADGVLQSRAELERRIFEILGDAQRELGVQGTYESIASRFAELIRLAHEQHGQSAVVLIDEYDKPILDNITDPEIARQMRDGLMNFYSVLKDADAHLKFVFLTGVSRFSMAGLFSGLNHLQNITLDERWSALCGYTDADVDTVFAPELPGLDREEIRRRYNGYNWLGESVYNPFDLLRLFESREFRPYWFETGAPTFLVKLLAEQHFHTPDLSSLQSDLSLLSSFDVDHIAPEALLFQTGYLTLHGVSRPMPGEQIYTLGYPNREVETSLNRALLVGYGVPERQALNARIRLIEILKTANLPAMQVLLRALFASIPNDWYRKNELAGFEGYYASVFYSHFAALGLDIRVEDATHHGRIDMVVLFEGRVFIFEFKVVEQAARGEALRQIRERGYADKYRSRGEPIHLIGVEFSKADRNIVGFEVETLTA from the coding sequence ATGGCTGTTGAATCTCCGCGCCGCAAGCTGCCGATCGGCATCCAGACCCTGGCCAAGCTGCGCCAGCAGGGCTGCTACTACGTGGACAAGACGGGCCTGGCGATCGACCTGATCGATTCGGGCTCGTACTTCTTCCTGAGCCGGCCGCGCCGCTTCGGCAAGAGCCTGCTGGTGGATACCTTCAAGGAGCTGTTCGAGGGCAACCGGGCGTTGTTCGAGGGTCTGGCGGCCGAGACGCGCTGGGATTGGACCCGGCGCCATCCGGTGATCCGCATCAGTTTTGCCGATGGTGTGCTGCAGAGCCGGGCCGAACTGGAGCGGCGCATCTTCGAGATCCTGGGGGATGCCCAGCGCGAGCTGGGTGTGCAGGGCACGTACGAGAGCATCGCGAGCCGCTTCGCCGAGCTGATCCGACTGGCGCATGAGCAGCACGGCCAGTCCGCCGTGGTGCTGATCGACGAATACGACAAGCCGATCCTGGACAACATCACCGACCCGGAGATTGCGCGGCAGATGCGCGACGGGCTCATGAATTTCTATTCGGTGCTCAAGGATGCCGATGCGCACCTGAAATTTGTCTTTCTGACCGGTGTGTCCAGATTCAGCATGGCAGGCCTGTTCTCCGGGCTGAACCACCTGCAGAACATCACGCTCGATGAACGATGGAGCGCACTCTGCGGCTACACCGACGCGGATGTGGACACGGTGTTCGCGCCCGAGCTGCCAGGTCTGGATCGAGAGGAAATCCGGCGCCGGTACAACGGCTACAACTGGCTGGGCGAGTCGGTCTACAACCCGTTCGATTTGTTGCGGCTGTTCGAGAGCCGCGAGTTCCGGCCCTACTGGTTCGAGACCGGCGCGCCCACCTTCCTGGTCAAGCTGCTGGCCGAGCAGCACTTCCACACCCCCGACCTGAGCAGCCTGCAAAGCGATCTGTCGCTGCTGTCGAGCTTCGACGTCGACCACATCGCCCCGGAAGCCCTGCTGTTCCAGACCGGCTACCTGACGCTGCACGGCGTGAGCCGGCCGATGCCGGGCGAGCAGATCTACACGCTGGGTTATCCGAACCGCGAGGTCGAGACCAGCCTCAACCGCGCGCTGCTGGTCGGTTATGGCGTGCCCGAGCGCCAGGCCTTGAACGCCCGCATCCGGCTGATCGAGATCCTCAAGACCGCGAACCTGCCGGCCATGCAGGTGCTGCTGCGCGCCTTGTTCGCCAGCATCCCCAACGACTGGTATCGCAAGAACGAACTCGCCGGCTTCGAGGGTTATTACGCCAGCGTGTTCTACAGCCACTTTGCGGCGCTGGGCCTGGACATCCGGGTCGAGGACGCCACCCACCACGGCCGCATCGACATGGTGGTGCTGTTCGAGGGCCGGGTGTTCATCTTCGAGTTCAAGGTGGTCGAGCAGGCCGCGCGCGGCGAGGCCCTGCGCCAGATCCGCGAGCGCGGCTACGCCGACAAGTACCGCAGCCGCGGTGAGCCGATCCACCTGATCGGGGTGGAGTTCAGCAAGGCGGATCGCAACATCGTCGGGTTCGAGGTCGAGACGCTGACGGCCTGA
- a CDS encoding PEPxxWA-CTERM sorting domain-containing protein yields MNSKRFIAVVLLGLTSLVARADFNGNLHRVGGTDDAWFYSSSLSGGMDTTLGFAPDHTEPRLYTVLMSLDVTNVDPAQRPVSTSVTLDGAAMTFSSLSFGASTYSYFTFLGLLDGPSHELFFDFSGKTFGSIGSHISVASAPVPIPTPVPEPETWAMLLAGLGLLGHVARKRRIALAA; encoded by the coding sequence ATGAATTCGAAACGTTTCATCGCTGTCGTCCTGCTCGGCCTCACGTCACTTGTGGCACGCGCAGACTTCAACGGCAACCTGCATCGCGTGGGCGGTACCGACGACGCCTGGTTCTATTCCAGCTCGCTGAGCGGCGGAATGGACACCACCCTCGGCTTCGCGCCCGATCACACCGAACCGCGGCTGTACACGGTGCTGATGTCGCTCGATGTCACCAACGTGGACCCGGCCCAGCGCCCGGTCAGCACGTCCGTCACGCTCGACGGTGCGGCCATGACGTTCAGTTCGCTGTCCTTCGGGGCGTCGACCTACAGCTACTTCACCTTCCTCGGCCTGCTCGACGGCCCGTCGCACGAACTGTTCTTCGATTTCTCGGGCAAGACATTCGGCTCGATCGGATCGCACATCTCGGTGGCATCGGCGCCGGTACCGATTCCGACCCCCGTGCCCGAACCCGAAACCTGGGCCATGCTGCTGGCCGGACTGGGCCTGCTGGGCCATGTCGCACGCAAGCGCCGGATCGCGCTCGCGGCCTGA
- a CDS encoding UDP-glucose dehydrogenase family protein, with protein sequence MKVTVVGTGYVGLVTGACLSEMGNHVLCLDLDADKIKTLNEGGIPIHEPGLLEVVRNNVAAGRLQFTTDVERAVSHGTIQFIAVGTPPDEDGSADLKYVLAAARAIGRTMTDFKVIVDKSTVPVGTGDKVQAAVADEIAKRGIKLDFAVCSNPEFLKEGAAVKDFMSPDRVVVGADDERAILLMRALYSPFTRNRDRMMVMDIKSAEFTKYAANAMLATRISFMNELSRLAEVMGADIELVRQGIGSDPRIGTHFLYAGAGYGGSCFPKDVKALAKTSADAGLPSKMLEAVEAVNDEQKLVLVNKVVAKYGEDLSGRTFALWGLAFKPNTDDMREAPSRVIIEELNRRGARIQAYDPVAMHEASRVMPASAQLAYASGASAALEGADALIIVTEWKEFRTPDFDGIRDALKDKRVFDGRNLYEPALIRAMGLEYHCIGRP encoded by the coding sequence ATGAAAGTCACCGTCGTCGGCACTGGGTATGTGGGGTTGGTCACGGGCGCCTGCCTGTCGGAAATGGGCAACCACGTGTTGTGCCTGGATCTGGACGCCGACAAGATCAAGACGCTCAACGAAGGTGGCATCCCGATCCACGAGCCGGGTCTGCTGGAGGTGGTGCGCAACAACGTGGCGGCCGGCCGGCTGCAGTTCACCACCGACGTGGAACGCGCGGTGTCGCACGGCACGATCCAGTTCATCGCGGTCGGCACGCCGCCCGATGAGGATGGCTCGGCCGACCTGAAGTACGTGCTGGCGGCGGCCCGCGCCATCGGCCGCACGATGACCGACTTCAAGGTGATCGTCGACAAGAGCACCGTGCCGGTGGGCACCGGCGACAAGGTGCAGGCCGCCGTGGCCGACGAGATCGCCAAGCGCGGCATCAAGCTCGATTTCGCGGTGTGCTCGAACCCCGAGTTCCTGAAAGAGGGCGCGGCGGTCAAGGATTTCATGAGTCCGGACCGCGTGGTGGTGGGTGCGGACGACGAGCGCGCGATCCTGCTGATGCGCGCGCTGTATTCGCCGTTCACGCGCAACCGCGATCGCATGATGGTGATGGACATCAAGAGCGCCGAATTCACCAAGTACGCCGCCAACGCGATGCTGGCCACCCGCATCAGCTTCATGAACGAGCTGTCGCGTCTGGCCGAGGTGATGGGCGCCGACATCGAACTGGTGCGCCAGGGCATCGGCTCGGATCCGCGCATCGGCACGCACTTCCTGTACGCCGGTGCGGGTTACGGCGGCAGCTGTTTCCCCAAGGACGTCAAGGCGCTGGCCAAGACCTCGGCCGATGCCGGCCTGCCGAGCAAGATGCTGGAGGCGGTCGAGGCCGTCAACGACGAACAGAAGCTGGTGCTCGTCAACAAGGTGGTCGCCAAGTACGGCGAGGACCTGAGCGGGCGCACCTTCGCGCTCTGGGGCCTGGCCTTCAAGCCCAACACCGACGACATGCGCGAGGCTCCCAGCCGCGTGATCATCGAGGAACTCAACCGCCGCGGTGCCCGCATCCAGGCCTATGACCCGGTGGCGATGCACGAGGCCAGCCGCGTGATGCCCGCCAGCGCGCAGCTCGCCTACGCCAGTGGCGCCAGCGCCGCGCTCGAAGGCGCCGACGCGCTGATCATCGTCACCGAGTGGAAGGAGTTCCGCACGCCCGATTTCGACGGCATCCGCGATGCGCTCAAGGACAAGCGTGTGTTCGACGGCCGCAACCTGTACGAGCCGGCGCTGATCCGCGCGATGGGGCTGGAATACCACTGCATCGGGCGGCCGTGA
- a CDS encoding PEP-CTERM sorting domain-containing protein, producing the protein MNRTISQRARWMAAIATTALSAAGAAQAQTTLTEDFNHGVSLVGGAYRGNNTVSGWLSTGTADAVSVGGANSANADNFISLANGGALTYGFALSGTSDLDLSFWYTRSSSDNSFIASVTLTGQTPIVLLRDGTHSGNPGADQNKTAQYGTTFSGLAAGDYSLTFNYTGTARGNSVFQFDDVAMTISAVPEPQPYALLLAGLGAVGFMARRRRRTDPT; encoded by the coding sequence TTGAACCGCACCATCAGCCAACGCGCACGGTGGATGGCCGCCATCGCCACCACAGCCTTGTCGGCAGCAGGCGCGGCGCAGGCCCAGACCACCCTCACCGAAGACTTCAACCACGGCGTCAGCCTGGTCGGTGGCGCCTACCGCGGCAACAACACCGTGTCGGGATGGCTCAGCACGGGCACGGCCGACGCCGTGAGCGTCGGTGGCGCCAACAGCGCCAATGCCGACAACTTCATCAGCCTGGCCAACGGTGGCGCCCTCACCTACGGGTTCGCGCTGTCCGGCACGTCGGATCTGGACCTGTCGTTCTGGTACACGCGCTCATCGAGCGACAACAGCTTCATCGCCAGCGTGACACTGACCGGCCAGACACCGATCGTGCTGCTGCGCGACGGCACCCACAGCGGCAACCCCGGCGCCGATCAGAACAAGACCGCGCAATACGGCACCACGTTCAGCGGGCTTGCCGCGGGCGACTACAGCCTGACCTTCAACTACACGGGCACCGCGCGCGGCAACTCGGTCTTCCAGTTCGACGATGTCGCCATGACGATCAGCGCCGTGCCGGAACCGCAGCCCTACGCCCTGCTGCTGGCCGGGCTGGGCGCCGTCGGATTCATGGCTCGCCGCCGCCGCCGCACCGATCCGACCTGA
- a CDS encoding FxDxF family PEP-CTERM protein, which produces MKLRTVVFAGLLSVAGWSQAAPVFEDNFDANTPAVNTVPTGWFLGGGTVDIIGSGFLYDYVPGNGLYVDLDGSTSEGGTLFKFLNLTGGTTYQLSFDLAGNNVPSGGYPSDIVDVTFGSAAGTYTLNPGDGFSTRTLSFTAGGNGSFALLFHNRGGDNAGALLDNVSVTAVPEPETYAMLLAGLGAIGFMRRRRQAQAQDQ; this is translated from the coding sequence ATGAAATTGCGCACTGTCGTTTTCGCAGGGTTGCTTTCGGTCGCGGGCTGGTCTCAGGCGGCTCCGGTGTTCGAGGACAACTTCGACGCCAACACGCCGGCCGTGAACACCGTGCCGACCGGCTGGTTTCTGGGCGGTGGCACGGTGGACATCATCGGTAGCGGTTTCCTGTACGACTATGTGCCGGGCAATGGCCTGTATGTCGATCTGGACGGCTCCACCTCCGAAGGTGGCACGCTGTTCAAGTTTCTGAATCTGACGGGCGGCACGACCTATCAGCTGTCGTTCGATCTGGCCGGCAACAATGTGCCCAGTGGTGGATATCCGTCCGATATCGTCGACGTGACTTTCGGCAGTGCGGCGGGCACCTACACCCTGAATCCCGGCGATGGTTTTTCCACCCGCACCCTGAGTTTCACGGCGGGTGGCAACGGCTCGTTTGCGCTGCTGTTCCACAACCGTGGTGGCGACAATGCCGGCGCCCTGCTCGACAACGTCAGCGTGACGGCCGTGCCGGAGCCGGAAACCTACGCGATGCTGCTGGCGGGCCTGGGTGCGATCGGCTTCATGCGGCGGCGGCGGCAGGCCCAGGCGCAGGACCAGTGA
- a CDS encoding CZB domain-containing protein, whose protein sequence is MAWLEWFVHLAARLRIVDASGGNWAAVPSTLPAPVCGSEHDTELDGLDFGRAMRVHQQWKSRLVDVLDGADDKRYRMEQVRRDDCCELGRWLHGPGCTHYGHLPSFRKLVLSHRAFHVAAADVLATHQAGQTEAARNMIESGLYAKFSVRVQGMLAQFFLDRSGRVSVRFPKSASMPLTRSEPFRPAASHTPQATPHQA, encoded by the coding sequence ATGGCCTGGCTGGAATGGTTCGTGCACTTGGCAGCGCGTCTGCGCATCGTCGACGCTTCAGGCGGCAACTGGGCGGCGGTGCCGTCGACGCTGCCGGCGCCGGTGTGCGGCAGCGAGCACGATACCGAGCTTGACGGTCTCGATTTCGGACGGGCCATGCGGGTCCACCAGCAGTGGAAAAGCCGCCTCGTCGACGTGCTCGACGGCGCCGACGACAAGCGCTACAGGATGGAGCAGGTGCGCCGCGACGACTGCTGCGAACTCGGCCGGTGGCTGCACGGCCCCGGCTGCACCCACTACGGCCACCTGCCCAGCTTCCGCAAGCTGGTGCTCAGCCACCGGGCCTTCCACGTGGCCGCGGCCGACGTGCTGGCCACCCATCAGGCGGGCCAGACCGAAGCGGCCCGCAACATGATCGAGTCCGGCCTGTACGCCAAGTTCTCGGTGCGCGTGCAAGGCATGCTGGCGCAGTTCTTCCTGGACCGCAGCGGCCGGGTCTCGGTGCGCTTCCCCAAGTCGGCCAGCATGCCGCTGACACGCAGCGAGCCGTTCCGGCCGGCTGCGTCGCATACACCGCAGGCAACGCCGCACCAGGCCTGA